The genomic stretch TCGGGACGAGGCTCAGAGGCGCAACAGCGAGCTGCAAAGAGACATTCAGCAGTTTCTTATCGCAAAGAAACAAGCTCCAACTTAAGCCGTTTTCTCCCTGTATTCTATTGACTCATTTCATCAGACTGGAGCTGCTCATCCGGCGTCTTTGTTGGATTTTCTCtccaatttttagtttttttttcctttcgaCTACTCCCTCACCATAGCGAATCGAACTAGAACGTGATTTGGTTTCGTTTTTTAGGACGGATGACCTTCCTGACCTCTGTGTTTACCAGACTTGGGACCACCACAACGACACACTGGAGAGCACCTGAGGGTCTTCCATCTACAAACCACCAGATCGGATCAGATCAGGCGTGTCCAGGCTGGAACAGCCAGATTTATATTTCATCTCtgttttatcttgaaaataagttattaggatttttctttttgcatgtaaaaaaaagtctcattcAGATGGAGTAATAGAAGAAAATGCTATTAAAACatacttgttttaaaaaaaagctcaagaaTATTGgccaaaaatatgataaaagtCAAATTGTTTAACTGAAGGGAagctaaaataataaagcaTGATGAAAACAATGACACACATGAAGAACTCTAGAAAAACACCTGAATTTGTTTCCATCCATCCCTTTTCTTAGACGCTATACCCCTCTCTGGGTCTGTTggagtctgtcgcagggcacaCAATCACTCCCCACACCTaaagacaatttagagtaaataATTAACCCATGAAGTGTCCAGAGAGAACATGGAAAccccacacagaaagatcccagctgggatttgaaccagggccttccgGCTGTGAGGGAAGAGCACTAACTACTGTTTCGCTGGATTTAtgtccatgaaaaaaaaacccaaaaaaaacaaaaaggtttcgctttcaaaataaagtttttgctaaattaaggtaaGGTAAGTAACAGCTGTCAAGGGGTTACCAGACCTTGGTAttcttgtgaaaaaaacaaaacaactaatGTTTGTTTCCAGGTGGTTCTAGCTTTAATAAGTGTGTTTTTGCACAGCTTCTGAAAGGTCCCATTGCTTCATCTGAATCCGGCTGTGATCCAGGATCAGCCTGGTTTCTTTTCCAGTAATTCTCGCTCTGCCTGGAATAATGTTCTGGTCTCTTAGCCCAATTTGTGCTGCCAATTCCAATATGTCATAATATCTGAGTGCAGTAGCTGAAAATCGTGCCATAATCCCCACACATTCACCAGCCGCCCTGACAGTATAAAATACAGGTTAAGTGCTTCTCTAAACTGTTATTGTTCAGTTAAGCTGAAGGAACCTTAAGCCGGACAAGAAGAATTCcttcaatttcttttattttctcaagttACCTGAATACTTTCGGCCTCTGAAACCTCAAAGACCCGAGGATCAAATTCAGATAAATCAAACCTGTGTTCCTTCCAGCAGAAAATGGTTTCAGAACAAAGGAGGCGGTTTTGTTCGCACGGAAATATCACTTCTCAGGTTGAGCTATTTAAAATGACTCAGGGATTACACTATTGTGAAGGCAACAGAGTGTTTGTCTGCTGTGGTTGTTTGAGAAAAGacgagaaaataaaagatttatgtGGAAATGTGTGGATGGACCTTATTGGCTCAGTAAAGTGTATAAGGTCAATGGTATCATATATAGAATAATATTTGTGCCTTTAGTTCAAATTATACACAAAAAACAGCACTAGTATGAAGTTGTTTACCTTTCGGTTTCTCCCTTCACGGGTTTCCACGGTGAATCAGCTTTTCCCTGACTCACACAGGTGATCTGGTAAATTTTTATGCAAGATGTCCTTCCAGACACAACCCTGTATGGGGAGCGGCACAGACTCTgacccccttgtggctacatagtaaGACAGTGGAATGAAGGCTTTTTGTTTAAGTGAAAATGTCAATTGCTATCAATTAACCAGAGAAACTGAaacaactttttacattttattttattttataaagactATTTTAATTGCAGccaatttatgagaaaaaaatctataaaagctaaaaaacaataCTATTTTCATGGAGTACTGTCTAATAGTAGTATCACTCCAAAAATAGCAACTATGGCCTCCTCTAATCCACGTTTGTTATGCCCTTAGGCCCCTAACGGAGAGCAGATAGAGGGGCCTGACTGAGTGTGCAAACGGACATTGCCTCAAGTTTTCTTGGGCCCATCAGGAAGATGTGATGGTCTGTTGCGGCAGCAGTTCAACAAAACGCCTGATAAGAGCTCGTCTGTCAGTCGTCAGCCTGGCAGATGAGTGGCAGAGGCAGGAAAAGCTCATTCCTTCCCATCGCCGTGACGCACTGACAACAGGAGTGTATCTGCGGGTCACACGAAGAAGCTCAGGAATGAAGGACAACCGAGTGGTGCAATGAGGTATCAGGTGACAAACGTTCCCGTCTGAGGAGGAACCGGTGACGGTCGCCTTCAACGTCATCAGATTCTCAAACTGTCAGAAAAACTATAGTCACACGGGGATCTAAAAAGAACCCAAATCAGGATTTAACTTCATGGGTTTCTGTCGAGGTTTTGCAAGTTAATCTAACTTTAATGAATAATTTGAACTGAAATACTGTcaataattttgaattaaagtAAAGCCAGAATTCAGAGATATTGTTGAGAAATAATAGTTGTTTTTCCATAGATGATGATTTTATTGAGTTAGTACAGATAATAGAGGATTTCTTTGAGATAAGACTCTCTTACAGGTTGCAAAGCTATTTTTATGCAGTttgaagttgatttttttaagactgaaaaaaatgaccataaaGTAGAAATCCTAGTAAATAGCTGCAGTATATACAGGTAAGTTTTCAAATATGCTTCAATCATGGAgtcaaggagaaaaacaaaaaagaaaaatgcggCTTACATAAAATTTAGCGAGTTCAAGTTCATGAGAATTGCTTCTATACAGCACACGAGGCATGGTGGTGACAGGACAGTGGTATGGGAATGGATTTTAGGACCCAGGCTTTGTGAGTTGACTAGAATCTTCTTTGTATGCCACCAGAGTTCAGCGTCTGTGCTGAGTCATGGTTTGCTGCTATGACAGCTTCGCCATTTTTAGTTATTGTCATATCAGACATTATATGTGAAGTTAAACCCCattaaggaaaaaacatttcaatttaacCAACAGAAATGAATGTTACTCAGAAAATCATTAAATTGAGGGatgttcttgatttttttttccatgctgCTTTTGCTTTTTACCTTAGttcaaaatacataaatccaATCTCCCTTTCACATTTCCTAGTTTTCAAAACAGGCAAAGGTCTGGTGTGTTTTGTATTATGGcctgataaataaaacatcagaagTGAAAAGGGggtaaactattttttttgcatgtcaaaCATTGTTAGGTGGTGAAAATCCTCTTGTTTCGCAGGCTTTCCGTGGGCTTCACCTTTGACTTCTTGCTGTCTCTGAAATTGAGAGGAATGTCTCCGGGAAGCTTTGTCTGCCGGGCGATGAAAGCTTGCCAAGGTGCCTCATTATGTCTTGCATTACACACCCTAGCCTCTTCAAAGAGGTtagaaaaatcagtttcaaacgCAGTAACTATAAGAAAGAGAGGGGTTCAAACTCTGTTTTTCACTCTCGTATGCAGCTCAAAATGTTGCACAGACTTAAGGCCTCACTCCTCATGGGCTCTGATTCAAGTTACCTGAAAAATGTGTCTATAAAATCAACAAACCAGAagtgtatttaactttttttcaaaaaagggACGCTCAATTATGCCTAGAAAGCACTGGCATAACTTCACCGTTcccaaagcaaacaaacaaatgaagagTAACCCACCCAAACAAAATAACCCGTCCACAAGGAAGAAGCTGCAGGACAGTGTTTACAAAATCCTCATTAAGGAAGTTGTGAGATAACGCACACGCTCATGCGCATCACACAGAGTTAAAAAGAaggcacgcacacacacacacaccccaaaGAGACCATAAGCACTGAGCAATGCAGAGCCCACCATATCATAGATAAGGGACAGAAAGACAAGGCTGGGAAGAAAGAGCAGACCACAGAGAGACTGACCAAGGAGAGGACACAAGAGAGATGAGTCGAACAGACAAAGACGAGCCTCGGCCACCCTGCCACCGGAATCGCTGCCCTGCTGCAAAGAACTTCAAACAGTGTGcatgaaaataaatgctgtGAGATCTGAAGGAGGGCACCAGGACGCCACACGCCTGGAGAGGGGCTTACATCGCTCGGGTCAACAGGAATGCAGCCGCGGCCACATATACTGACCTACAGCTTGCAGAACTTCTGGATTTATGCAAACAAAACGTCTGTCTTCCTTCTTGTTGCATGATCTCACCCATCCACCACCCCAGAGGGCATACACTAGACTGCTGCAGATTGTTTCTCCCATGGCGAGCATTTCGGGCTCTGAACTGGGAACCATTTGCACCTCCAAGATTGTGTTCCTGCTGATTTGCCTCCTGTTGCTCCAGGCGCCTCTCCGTGGACAAAGCGGCCCCATTTCGCGGACTCATCAGAGGATTCGTCCTGCTCCAGGGCTGGGGGACGGGCATGGAGGGGTGGTGGACCCGTCCATTTTGGAGCAGGAAAACAACGCTGACATGCAAAACCTGCTGAGGAGCTTGAAGGAACAGTTTCTGCGCACTTTCAACCTGTCGGGTATGGGCCCCCCGGCCTTGCCTCCAGGGAGTACGAGAGAAGAACCCCCTGAATACATGATGGAACTTTATAACCGCTTCGCTAATGACCACAGTGCCATGCCCACCGCCAACATCATCCGCAGCTTCAAGAATGAAGGTACAGTTCACCTCAACACTATGATCCCCcagataaacacacacatagataaaataaaacttgttttcttgttaGACATTGATTATGCAGCCTTATAAGTCCTGAAGTAGAGAAGTAATAGTTCCACATTATTGTTcagatgttcatttttaatttttgagatAGTTTGGAAATGTCCAATTGTAGAATTGACACTCTTAAGTTGCAATTTATGAACTTCTCTTGGGAAAATTATTTGTTGTCTAACACTCTTCGTTTATCTGTGATCAGATTCAAGCCCAAGCATGGTGGGTGTTGGGGGAGTGAGGCGCCACCCACTCCTTTTCAATGTGTCAGTCCCCCATCACGAGCACATAACAGCGGCGGAACTTCGCCTCTACACTCTTGTCCAGACTGACCGCCACCTTTATGCCGGTGTTGACCGAAAGGTCACCATCTACGAGGTGGAGTCGCAGGACTGGACGGAGAACATGACCGACGGGAAGGCGGCGCGAAGAGATGCGTTCGGACTGGTGCAGGAGCGGACAGAGCGGGTGGAGCTGGTGGAGCTAGCTTCCCGACAGGTCTATGGGACGGATAACGGCTGGGAGGCCTTCGACCTGACTGCTGCCGTTCAGGGTTGGCGCAAGTCTGAAAGTGGCACCACACACCGGTTGGAGGTGCACATTTCCAGCATAGCTGACAGTGAGAACGATAAAGATGTGAGGAACAGCAAGGATGCGAGTGCACCTGAAGGAGACATGAAGATTGACAATAGTCCCGAGGAAAAACACAAGCCCTTGTTGATTGTTTTCTCCGATGACCAAAGCAGGGATCATCGAGAAGATAAACGTGAACTGAACGAGATGATAAACCACGAGACTTCCAATGTGGTCGAGCAGAGCGATGACCTATGGGGAGGTCTGGATAGAGACGAGAATGAGGAAGCTACAGACGAGGAAGACCTGATACAGAGGCGCTCAAACCTGATATATGACACTGCATCCCGCATTCGCAGGAACGCCAAAGGAAACCACTGCAAGAAACAGTCTCTGTATGTGGAGTTCAAGGACATTGGCTGGGACAGTTGGATTCTGGCTCCTCCCGGCTACGATGCCTTTGAGTGTGCAGGTGTTTGCTCATACCCACTGACAAAGCATCTCACCCCCACAAAGCACGCCATCGTTCAGACACTGGTCAGCATTAACAGTCCTCAGAGGGCAGCGCGAGCATGCTGCGTGCCCACCAAGCTGGACCCCATCT from Oryzias melastigma strain HK-1 linkage group LG9, ASM292280v2, whole genome shotgun sequence encodes the following:
- the bmp10 gene encoding bone morphogenetic protein 10, whose amino-acid sequence is MQTKRLSSFLLHDLTHPPPQRAYTRLLQIVSPMASISGSELGTICTSKIVFLLICLLLLQAPLRGQSGPISRTHQRIRPAPGLGDGHGGVVDPSILEQENNADMQNLLRSLKEQFLRTFNLSGMGPPALPPGSTREEPPEYMMELYNRFANDHSAMPTANIIRSFKNEDSSPSMVGVGGVRRHPLLFNVSVPHHEHITAAELRLYTLVQTDRHLYAGVDRKVTIYEVESQDWTENMTDGKAARRDAFGLVQERTERVELVELASRQVYGTDNGWEAFDLTAAVQGWRKSESGTTHRLEVHISSIADSENDKDVRNSKDASAPEGDMKIDNSPEEKHKPLLIVFSDDQSRDHREDKRELNEMINHETSNVVEQSDDLWGGLDRDENEEATDEEDLIQRRSNLIYDTASRIRRNAKGNHCKKQSLYVEFKDIGWDSWILAPPGYDAFECAGVCSYPLTKHLTPTKHAIVQTLVSINSPQRAARACCVPTKLDPISLLYLDETGVVTYKYKYEGMVVAECGCR